A genome region from Mycolicibacterium litorale includes the following:
- a CDS encoding sugar phosphate isomerase/epimerase family protein yields the protein MRPAIKVGLSTASVYPLRTEAAFEYAARLGYDGVELMVWAEAVSQDVDAVAKLSERYGVPVLSVHAPCLLISQRVWGANPIPKLDRSVRAAEQLGAQTVVVHPPFRWQRRYAEGFSEQVAELEAGSDVMVAVENMFPFRADRFFGGGQSSIERMRKRGGRPGPGISAFAPSYDPLDGEHAHYTLDLSHTATAGTDALEMAQRMGDGLVHLHLCDGSGASADEHLVPGRGTQPTAEVCQMLAGGDFSGHVILEVTTSGARTANEREALLRESLQYAREHLLR from the coding sequence GTGCGCCCCGCGATCAAGGTCGGTCTCTCCACGGCCTCGGTCTATCCGCTGAGGACCGAGGCCGCCTTCGAGTACGCCGCACGCCTCGGTTACGACGGTGTCGAGCTGATGGTGTGGGCCGAAGCGGTCAGCCAGGACGTCGACGCCGTCGCCAAGCTCTCCGAGCGCTACGGCGTGCCCGTGCTGTCCGTGCACGCCCCCTGTCTGCTGATCTCGCAGCGGGTGTGGGGGGCCAACCCGATCCCGAAACTCGACCGCAGCGTGCGCGCGGCGGAACAACTGGGCGCGCAGACGGTCGTCGTACACCCGCCGTTCCGCTGGCAGCGCCGCTACGCCGAGGGGTTCAGCGAGCAGGTCGCCGAGCTCGAGGCGGGCAGCGACGTGATGGTCGCGGTGGAGAACATGTTCCCGTTCCGCGCCGACCGGTTCTTCGGCGGCGGCCAGTCCTCGATCGAGCGGATGCGCAAACGCGGCGGCAGGCCGGGGCCCGGCATCTCGGCGTTCGCGCCGTCCTACGACCCGCTGGACGGCGAGCACGCGCACTACACGCTCGACCTCTCGCACACGGCCACCGCGGGCACCGACGCCCTCGAGATGGCGCAGCGAATGGGCGACGGCCTGGTGCACCTGCATCTGTGCGACGGCAGCGGCGCTTCGGCCGACGAGCACCTCGTGCCCGGCCGCGGGACCCAGCCGACCGCCGAGGTGTGCCAGATGCTGGCGGGCGGCGACTTCAGCGGGCATGTGATCCTCGAGGTGACCACGTCCGGGGCGCGCACCGCCAACGAGCGCGAGGCACTGCTGCGCGAATCGCTGCAGTACGCCCGGGAACACCTGCTGCGCTGA
- a CDS encoding Ppx/GppA phosphatase family protein, which produces MRLGVLDVGSNTVHLLVVDARRGGHPTPMSSTKASLRLAEAIDDSGKLTRKGADRLVDTVDEFAKIAASSGCAEMMAFATSAVRDATNSEDVLARVLAETGVRLRVLSGVDESRLTFLAVRRWYGWSAGRIINIDIGGGSLELSNGVDEEPEVALSLPLGAGRLTREWLPDDPPGRRRVAMLRDWLATELSDASAQLLDAGDPDLTVATSKTFRSLARLTGAAPSGAGPRVKRTLTATGLRQLIAFISRMTAADRAELEGVSAERAPQIVAGALVAEASMRALGIESVDICPWALREGLILRKLDSEADGSPFVSSVGGVDELAAAGKPVRDAGPKALSPTATKGNTR; this is translated from the coding sequence GTGCGATTGGGCGTGCTCGACGTGGGCAGCAACACTGTCCACCTGCTTGTGGTGGATGCGCGGCGGGGAGGGCACCCGACTCCGATGAGCTCGACCAAGGCGTCGCTGCGGCTGGCCGAGGCAATCGACGACTCCGGCAAGCTCACCCGCAAGGGCGCCGACCGGCTCGTGGACACCGTCGACGAGTTCGCCAAGATCGCCGCGAGTTCCGGGTGCGCGGAGATGATGGCGTTCGCCACCTCCGCGGTGCGCGACGCGACCAACTCCGAGGACGTGCTGGCACGCGTGCTCGCCGAGACCGGGGTGCGGCTGCGGGTGCTCAGCGGCGTCGACGAATCGCGGTTGACGTTCCTGGCCGTGCGGCGCTGGTACGGCTGGAGCGCCGGCCGCATCATCAACATCGACATCGGCGGCGGCTCGTTGGAGCTGTCGAACGGCGTCGACGAGGAACCCGAGGTCGCGCTGTCGTTGCCGCTGGGTGCCGGCCGGCTGACCCGCGAGTGGCTGCCCGACGATCCGCCCGGCCGGCGCCGCGTGGCGATGCTGCGCGACTGGCTGGCCACCGAACTGTCGGATGCCAGCGCACAACTGCTCGACGCGGGCGATCCGGACCTGACCGTCGCGACGTCGAAGACGTTCCGGAGCCTGGCGCGGCTCACCGGAGCGGCCCCGTCGGGGGCCGGGCCGCGGGTCAAACGGACGCTGACGGCGACCGGGTTGAGGCAGCTCATAGCTTTCATCTCTAGGATGACCGCGGCCGACCGAGCGGAATTGGAAGGGGTGAGTGCCGAGCGAGCGCCACAGATCGTGGCCGGAGCGTTGGTGGCTGAGGCAAGCATGCGGGCACTCGGTATCGAGTCCGTGGACATCTGCCCGTGGGCGTTGCGGGAGGGCCTGATTCTGCGGAAACTCGACAGTGAAGCCGACGGCAGCCCCTTCGTGAGCAGCGTCGGCGGTGTCGACGAACTCGCCGCGGCGGGGAAGCCCGTGCGGGATGCTGGACCCAAGGCGCTCAGCCCGACTGCCACTAAAGGCAACACACGATGA
- a CDS encoding YciI family protein gives MFLFKLVPPRADFAQTMTADEQQAMAGHQDYWRELLAAGKVVVYGPVADPEGVWGLGVLRAADRAEVLEIGRRDPSILAGVNTFEVFEIMGGTTG, from the coding sequence TTGTTCCTGTTCAAGCTGGTGCCGCCGCGGGCCGACTTCGCCCAGACCATGACGGCCGACGAACAGCAGGCGATGGCCGGCCACCAGGACTACTGGCGTGAGCTGCTCGCGGCCGGGAAGGTCGTGGTCTACGGTCCGGTGGCCGATCCGGAGGGTGTCTGGGGGTTGGGCGTGCTGCGCGCCGCGGACCGGGCGGAGGTGCTGGAGATCGGACGGCGGGATCCGTCGATCCTCGCCGGCGTCAACACGTTCGAGGTCTTCGAGATCATGGGCGGGACGACGGGATAG
- the regX gene encoding two-component sensory transduction protein RegX translates to MTSVLIVEDEESLADPLAFLLRKEGFETTIVADGPSALAEFDRAGADIVLLDLMLPGMSGTDVCKQLRARSSVPVIMVTARDSEIDKVVGLELGADDYVTKPYSARELIARIRAVLRRGTDVDDAGIPDGVLEAGPVRMDVERHVVSVNGESITLPLKEFDLLEYLMRNSGRVLTRGQLIDRVWGADYVGDTKTLDVHVKRLRSKIEADPANPVHLVTVRGLGYKLEG, encoded by the coding sequence ATGACCAGTGTGTTGATCGTGGAGGACGAGGAGTCCTTGGCCGATCCCCTGGCCTTCCTGCTGCGCAAGGAGGGGTTCGAGACCACCATCGTGGCTGACGGGCCCTCGGCGCTGGCCGAATTCGACCGTGCGGGCGCCGACATCGTGTTGCTCGACCTGATGCTGCCCGGGATGAGCGGCACCGACGTGTGCAAGCAGTTGCGTGCCCGGTCCAGCGTTCCGGTGATCATGGTGACGGCGCGGGACAGCGAGATCGACAAGGTCGTCGGCCTGGAACTCGGCGCCGATGACTACGTCACGAAGCCGTATTCGGCGCGCGAACTGATCGCCAGGATCCGCGCCGTGCTGCGCCGCGGCACCGACGTCGACGATGCGGGCATCCCCGACGGTGTGCTCGAGGCCGGACCCGTCCGGATGGACGTCGAACGGCACGTGGTCAGCGTCAACGGTGAGTCGATCACGTTGCCGCTCAAGGAGTTCGACCTCCTCGAGTACCTGATGCGCAACAGCGGACGGGTGCTGACCCGCGGCCAGCTGATCGACCGGGTGTGGGGTGCGGACTATGTCGGCGACACCAAGACCCTCGACGTTCACGTCAAGCGGCTGCGGTCGAAGATCGAGGCCGATCCGGCCAACCCGGTGCATCTGGTCACCGTGCGCGGCCTGGGCTACAAGCTGGAGGGCTGA
- a CDS encoding ATP-binding protein, translated as MSVVSALLLTAVVALLTLMVGVGVGVALTPRVAERRRRRAAETAGITVSQMLAHIVSSSPVGIVVVDKFRDVVYSNTRAAELGLVRERLLDERAWQAAQRTLSTGEDVQVDLSPRKVAHPGRSGLSVRGTVRLLTGADRRFAVVYVDDQSEYARMEATRRDFVANVSHELKTPVGAMGLLAEALLASADDPETVRHFADKMVAEAHRLADMVGELIELSRLQGAERLPDLGAVDVDTVVAEALSRHKVAADNADIEVTTDAPTGYKVLGDQPLLVTALANLVSNAIAYSPRGTSVSVSRRRRGNNIEISVTDRGIGIDKDDQERVFERFFRVDKARSRATGGTGLGLAIVKHVAANHNGAIRLWSQPGTGSTFTLSIPAYPHSEDPDEGPTQ; from the coding sequence GTGAGTGTGGTTTCCGCGCTGCTGTTGACGGCAGTCGTGGCGCTACTCACGCTGATGGTGGGCGTGGGAGTGGGCGTCGCGCTCACCCCGCGGGTGGCGGAGCGCCGTCGGAGGCGCGCGGCCGAGACCGCGGGGATCACGGTGTCGCAGATGCTCGCGCACATCGTCTCGTCGTCGCCGGTCGGCATCGTGGTCGTCGACAAGTTCCGTGACGTGGTCTACAGCAATACCCGGGCCGCCGAGCTGGGCCTGGTCAGGGAGCGGCTGCTCGACGAACGGGCGTGGCAGGCCGCGCAGCGCACGCTGAGCACCGGCGAGGACGTGCAGGTCGATCTGTCGCCGCGCAAGGTCGCCCACCCCGGCCGGTCGGGGCTGTCGGTGCGGGGCACGGTGCGGCTGCTCACCGGAGCGGACCGCCGCTTCGCGGTCGTCTACGTCGACGACCAGTCCGAGTACGCGAGGATGGAAGCGACTCGCCGGGATTTCGTCGCCAACGTCAGCCACGAACTCAAGACCCCGGTCGGCGCGATGGGACTGCTCGCCGAAGCGCTGCTCGCCTCGGCCGACGACCCCGAGACCGTGCGCCACTTCGCCGACAAGATGGTCGCCGAGGCGCACCGGCTCGCCGACATGGTGGGCGAGCTGATCGAACTGTCCCGGCTCCAAGGTGCCGAGCGGCTGCCCGACCTCGGCGCCGTCGACGTCGACACCGTGGTGGCCGAGGCGCTGTCGCGGCACAAGGTGGCCGCCGACAACGCCGACATCGAGGTCACCACCGACGCGCCGACCGGCTACAAGGTGCTGGGGGACCAGCCGCTGCTGGTCACCGCGCTGGCCAATCTCGTCTCGAACGCCATCGCCTACTCGCCGAGGGGGACCTCGGTGTCGGTGAGCCGGCGACGCCGCGGCAACAACATCGAGATCTCGGTGACCGATCGCGGGATCGGCATCGACAAGGACGACCAGGAGCGGGTCTTCGAACGCTTCTTCCGCGTCGACAAGGCCAGGTCGCGAGCGACCGGCGGGACCGGTCTGGGCCTGGCCATCGTCAAGCACGTCGCCGCCAATCACAACGGAGCCATCCGGCTGTGGAGTCAGCCGGGCACCGGATCGACGTTCACGCTGTCGATTCCGGCCTACCCCCACTCCGAAGATCCGGACGAGGGACCTACCCAATAG
- a CDS encoding phosphoglyceromutase translates to MGDSTLILLRHGESEWNALNLFTGWVDVDLTEKGRAEAARAGELMADLDRLPDVLYTSLLRRAITTANIALDKADRHWIPVHRDWRLNERHYGALQGLNKAETKERYGEEQFMAWRRSYDTPPPPIEKGSEFSQDSDPRYADIDGGPLTECLADVVARFVPYFEQTIVPDLREGKTVLIAAHGNSLRALVKYLDGMSDEDVVGLNIPTGIPLRYDLDSDLKPKVVGGTYLDPEAAAAGAAAVASQGAK, encoded by the coding sequence ATGGGAGATTCCACGCTGATCCTGCTCCGTCACGGCGAGAGCGAATGGAACGCGCTGAACCTGTTCACCGGCTGGGTCGACGTCGACCTGACCGAGAAGGGCAGGGCGGAGGCCGCGCGGGCCGGTGAGCTGATGGCCGATCTCGACCGGCTGCCCGACGTGCTGTACACCTCGCTGCTGCGCCGGGCGATCACGACGGCGAACATCGCGCTCGACAAGGCCGACCGGCACTGGATCCCCGTGCACCGCGACTGGCGGCTCAACGAGCGGCACTACGGCGCGCTGCAGGGCCTGAACAAGGCCGAGACCAAGGAGCGCTACGGCGAGGAGCAGTTCATGGCCTGGCGGCGCAGCTACGACACCCCGCCCCCGCCGATCGAGAAGGGCAGCGAGTTCAGCCAGGACAGCGACCCGCGCTACGCCGACATCGACGGCGGACCGCTGACCGAATGCCTGGCCGACGTGGTCGCCCGTTTCGTGCCGTACTTCGAGCAGACGATCGTGCCGGACCTGCGCGAGGGCAAGACCGTGCTGATCGCCGCGCACGGCAACTCGCTGCGCGCGCTGGTCAAGTACCTCGACGGCATGTCCGACGAGGACGTGGTCGGCCTGAACATCCCGACCGGGATCCCGCTGCGCTACGACCTCGACTCGGATCTGAAGCCCAAGGTGGTCGGCGGCACCTACCTCGACCCGGAGGCCGCGGCGGCCGGGGCGGCCGCCGTCGCCTCGCAGGGCGCGAAGTAA
- a CDS encoding type III secretion system chaperone family protein, with the protein MSVRQTIVDTLEEHDLTYTFHEGAHGGLPGIIVELPGERRLKTNTILSIGEHSVRIEAFVCRKPDENHEGVYRFLLKRNRRLYGVAYTLDNVGDIYLVGRMALHAVTPDEVDRILGQVLEAVDSDFNTLLELGFRTSIQKEWEWRVSRGESLKNLRAFRHLIDDPDGQPPANGTSA; encoded by the coding sequence ATGAGCGTTCGGCAGACGATCGTCGACACCCTGGAAGAACACGATCTGACCTACACGTTCCACGAGGGCGCCCACGGCGGACTGCCGGGCATCATCGTGGAACTGCCCGGCGAGCGCCGGCTGAAGACCAACACGATCCTGTCGATCGGTGAGCATTCGGTCCGGATCGAGGCGTTCGTCTGCCGCAAGCCCGACGAGAACCACGAGGGTGTCTACCGGTTCTTGCTCAAACGCAACCGGCGGCTCTACGGGGTGGCCTACACCCTCGACAACGTCGGCGACATCTACCTGGTGGGTCGGATGGCGCTGCATGCGGTCACCCCCGACGAGGTCGACCGCATCCTCGGCCAGGTGCTCGAGGCCGTCGACTCCGACTTCAACACCCTGCTCGAACTCGGGTTCCGCACGTCCATCCAGAAGGAGTGGGAGTGGCGGGTCTCGCGCGGCGAGTCGCTGAAGAACCTCCGGGCGTTCCGTCACCTCATCGACGACCCCGACGGTCAACCGCCTGCGAACGGCACCTCGGCCTGA
- the mshA gene encoding D-inositol-3-phosphate glycosyltransferase has protein sequence MRLATDQLGRPPQRVAVLSVHTSPLAQPGTGDAGGMNVYVLQSALHMARRGVEVEIFTRATTSADPPVVRVAPGVLVRNVVAGPFEGLDKYDLPTQLCAFTAGVLRAEATHEPGYYDIVHSHYWLSGQVGWLARDRWAVPLVHTAHTLAAVKNAALAEGDSPEPPLRAVGEQQVVDEADRLIVNTELEAEQLVSLHHADRSRIDVVHPGVDLDTFTPGDRGEARAALGLDQRETVVAFVGRIQPLKAPDILLRAAAKLPDVRVLVAGGPSGSGLAAPDTLVALADELGISERVTFLPPQSREDLVRVYRAADLVAVPSYSESFGLVAVEAQACGTPVVAAAVGGLPVAVRDGVTGALVDGHDVGDWAHTIDTLLSRGPHTMRQAAVEHAATFSWAHTVDDLLASYGRAISDYRDRHPRGDETLSRRTARRFSRRRGVRA, from the coding sequence GTGCGCCTAGCAACGGACCAGCTCGGTAGGCCGCCCCAGCGCGTGGCCGTGTTGTCGGTGCACACGTCGCCGCTGGCGCAGCCCGGCACCGGGGATGCCGGCGGTATGAACGTCTACGTCCTGCAGAGCGCATTGCACATGGCGCGCCGCGGCGTCGAGGTGGAGATCTTCACGCGCGCCACCACATCGGCCGATCCGCCGGTCGTACGGGTGGCGCCGGGCGTCTTGGTCCGCAACGTCGTGGCCGGCCCCTTCGAGGGGCTCGACAAGTACGACCTGCCCACTCAGCTGTGCGCGTTCACCGCCGGGGTGCTGCGCGCCGAGGCCACCCACGAACCCGGCTACTACGACATCGTGCACTCGCACTACTGGCTGTCCGGTCAGGTCGGCTGGCTGGCCCGCGACCGCTGGGCGGTGCCGCTGGTGCACACCGCGCACACGCTGGCGGCGGTGAAGAACGCGGCACTGGCCGAAGGCGACTCACCCGAACCGCCGCTGCGCGCGGTCGGTGAGCAGCAGGTGGTCGACGAGGCCGACCGGTTGATCGTGAACACCGAACTCGAAGCCGAGCAACTGGTTTCGCTGCACCACGCCGACCGGTCACGGATCGACGTCGTGCATCCCGGCGTCGACCTGGACACCTTCACCCCCGGCGACCGCGGCGAGGCCCGCGCCGCGCTGGGCCTGGACCAGCGCGAGACCGTGGTCGCGTTCGTCGGACGCATCCAACCGCTCAAGGCGCCCGACATCCTGCTGCGCGCGGCGGCAAAGCTGCCCGACGTGCGGGTGCTGGTCGCGGGCGGCCCGTCGGGCAGCGGTCTGGCCGCGCCGGACACCCTGGTTGCGCTGGCCGACGAGTTGGGTATCTCGGAGCGCGTGACGTTTCTTCCGCCGCAGTCGCGCGAGGATCTCGTGCGGGTGTACCGCGCCGCGGATCTGGTTGCGGTACCGAGTTACTCGGAGTCGTTCGGGCTGGTCGCGGTCGAGGCGCAGGCCTGCGGCACCCCGGTGGTGGCCGCCGCGGTCGGCGGGCTGCCGGTGGCGGTGCGCGACGGGGTGACCGGTGCGCTGGTCGACGGGCACGACGTCGGCGACTGGGCGCACACCATCGACACGCTGCTGTCGCGCGGGCCGCACACCATGCGGCAGGCCGCGGTCGAGCATGCGGCCACATTCTCCTGGGCGCACACCGTCGACGATCTGCTGGCCAGCTACGGCCGGGCGATCAGCGACTACCGCGACCGGCACCCCCGTGGCGACGAGACGCTGTCCCGCCGCACCGCGCGCCGGTTCTCACGACGACGGGGGGTCCGGGCATGA
- a CDS encoding ROK family protein yields the protein MRATTLPSAPAVATTVRRLPASKRPLAAASPRLTHQRHVVAPALKVADAAAASVFAAARMRGPIARDAIARVTGLSIATVNRQVSALLDAAILRERADLAVSGAIGRPRVPVEVNHEPFLTLGIHIGAKTTSIVATDLFGRTLDVVETPTPRGPQEAALAVLSASARKYLSRWHRRRPLWVGVAAGGVVDGITGHLDHPRLGWSQAPVGPVLAESLGLPVSVASHVDAMAGAELLLGSRRPSVAPSSTSLYVYARETVGFALSIDGRVHSPTSGPGTIAALPAQSELLGGSGQLESTVSDEAVLTAARRQRIIPAEGPASSMAAVLRTARQGNDAAQALLGERARVLGEAVALLRDMLNPDDLVVGGQAFTEYPEAMPLVEAAFAARSVLPARDIRLTTFGNRVQEAGAGVVSLGGLYADPIAAMRRSLPRRPEAAS from the coding sequence GTGCGTGCCACCACTCTCCCTTCCGCCCCTGCCGTTGCGACCACCGTGCGTCGCCTGCCCGCCTCGAAGCGGCCGCTCGCGGCGGCATCGCCGCGCCTCACCCACCAACGTCACGTCGTCGCCCCGGCGCTGAAAGTCGCTGACGCGGCGGCCGCGTCGGTCTTCGCCGCCGCGCGGATGCGCGGTCCGATCGCCCGCGACGCCATCGCCCGCGTCACCGGCCTGAGCATTGCGACTGTGAATCGGCAGGTCAGCGCGCTGCTCGACGCCGCCATCCTGCGCGAGCGGGCCGACCTCGCGGTCTCGGGCGCCATCGGCCGGCCGCGGGTGCCGGTCGAGGTCAACCACGAACCGTTCCTCACCCTCGGCATCCACATCGGCGCCAAGACCACGAGCATCGTGGCGACGGACCTGTTCGGCCGGACCCTCGACGTGGTGGAGACGCCGACGCCGCGGGGTCCGCAGGAGGCGGCGCTCGCGGTGCTGTCGGCCAGCGCCCGCAAATACCTGAGCCGGTGGCACCGGCGCCGTCCGCTGTGGGTCGGCGTGGCCGCGGGCGGTGTGGTCGACGGGATCACCGGACATCTGGACCATCCCCGGCTGGGCTGGTCGCAGGCGCCCGTCGGGCCGGTGCTCGCCGAATCGCTGGGGTTGCCGGTGTCGGTCGCCTCGCACGTCGACGCGATGGCCGGGGCGGAACTGTTGCTCGGCTCCCGTCGGCCGTCGGTCGCGCCGTCGTCGACGAGCCTCTACGTCTACGCCAGGGAGACCGTCGGTTTCGCACTGTCGATCGACGGCCGGGTGCACTCGCCGACCAGCGGTCCGGGCACCATCGCCGCGCTGCCCGCGCAGTCTGAATTGCTCGGTGGCAGTGGTCAACTGGAGTCGACGGTCAGCGACGAGGCGGTGCTCACCGCCGCCCGCAGGCAGCGGATCATCCCGGCCGAGGGGCCGGCGTCGTCGATGGCCGCGGTGCTGCGCACGGCGCGGCAGGGCAACGACGCGGCGCAGGCGCTGCTCGGGGAACGGGCCCGGGTGCTCGGCGAGGCGGTGGCGTTGCTGCGGGACATGCTCAACCCCGACGACCTGGTGGTCGGCGGCCAGGCGTTCACCGAGTATCCCGAAGCCATGCCGCTGGTCGAGGCGGCGTTCGCCGCACGGTCGGTGCTGCCGGCGCGCGACATCCGGCTCACCACCTTCGGCAACCGCGTGCAGGAAGCCGGCGCAGGCGTGGTGTCACTCGGCGGGCTCTACGCCGACCCGATCGCCGCGATGCGGCGGTCGCTGCCGCGCCGCCCCGAAGCGGCGTCGTGA
- a CDS encoding SDR family oxidoreductase: MTTPGDGRRVAVVTGASAGIGEATARTLAAQGFHVVCVARREAPIKALAEEIGGTAIVADVTSTEAVSALADALDRIAGPVSVLVNNAGGARGLDPVAEADIEHWRWMWESNVLGTLLVTRALLPKLIDSGDGLIVTVTSIAAVEIYDNGAGYTSAKHAQGVLHRTLRSELLGKPVRLTEVAPGMVKTEFSLNRFEGDEERAEKVYQGVTPLVAEDIADVIGFVASRPSHVDLDLIVVRPRDQVSGASGSRFNRR; the protein is encoded by the coding sequence ATGACGACTCCTGGAGACGGCCGACGCGTCGCGGTGGTCACCGGCGCCAGTGCCGGAATCGGCGAAGCGACCGCGAGAACCCTTGCTGCACAGGGCTTTCACGTCGTCTGCGTGGCCCGGCGCGAGGCACCCATCAAGGCGCTCGCGGAGGAGATCGGCGGCACCGCGATTGTGGCGGACGTCACGTCCACCGAAGCGGTGTCCGCACTCGCCGACGCGCTGGACCGCATCGCCGGTCCGGTTTCCGTACTGGTCAACAACGCCGGCGGCGCCCGCGGGCTGGACCCCGTCGCCGAGGCCGACATCGAGCACTGGCGGTGGATGTGGGAGTCCAATGTGCTCGGCACCCTGCTGGTCACCCGCGCACTGCTGCCCAAGCTGATCGACTCCGGTGACGGGTTGATCGTCACCGTCACCTCGATCGCCGCGGTGGAGATCTACGACAACGGGGCCGGCTACACCTCGGCCAAACACGCCCAGGGCGTTCTGCACCGCACGCTGCGCAGCGAGCTGCTCGGAAAACCCGTGCGGCTCACCGAAGTCGCGCCCGGCATGGTGAAGACCGAGTTCTCACTGAACCGGTTCGAAGGCGACGAGGAACGCGCCGAGAAGGTCTACCAGGGCGTGACGCCGCTGGTGGCCGAGGACATCGCCGACGTGATCGGGTTCGTCGCCAGCCGCCCGTCTCATGTCGACCTGGACCTGATCGTGGTCCGTCCGCGCGACCAGGTCAGCGGCGCCAGCGGGTCACGCTTCAACCGCCGCTGA
- a CDS encoding L,D-transpeptidase, which yields MSAADKLPPINRRRALTALAVGLVAPGALAACSRSASNTPEPAEAPASASLSFTPATSATDVAPTEPVRVEVTGGWFQRVALTNSEGKAVAGALNQDRNVFTVSEPLGYGVTYSWSGSAVGEDGKAVPVKGEFTTLDPSTQVSGQFQLSDGQTVGVAAPIILQFDASIDDADRATVEKSLSVTTNPPTEGSWAWLPDEAAGSRVHWRSKEYFAPGTTVRVDAKLYGVKFGEDAYGAADASLDFSIGRRQVVKAEASSHRIQVIDQGGAVIMDFPCSYGEGDLDRNVTRSGIHVVTEKYEDFYMTNPAAGYANVRERFAVRISNNGEFIHANPASSGAQGNSNVTNGCINLSITDAEQYFRTAVYGDPVEVTGTRIQLSYADGDIWDWAVSWDEWKSMSALSDENAPTGIPSTAPVTPTGAPQPVNGRPGG from the coding sequence GTGAGTGCCGCCGACAAGCTGCCGCCCATCAATCGGCGGCGCGCCCTGACCGCTCTGGCGGTCGGTCTCGTCGCGCCCGGAGCCCTCGCCGCCTGCAGCCGGTCGGCCAGCAACACCCCTGAGCCCGCGGAAGCACCCGCCTCGGCGTCGCTGTCGTTCACCCCGGCCACCTCCGCCACCGACGTGGCCCCCACCGAACCGGTGCGCGTCGAGGTCACCGGCGGCTGGTTCCAGCGGGTGGCGCTGACCAACTCCGAGGGCAAGGCCGTCGCGGGCGCGCTGAACCAGGACCGCAACGTCTTCACCGTGAGCGAACCGCTCGGCTACGGCGTGACCTACAGCTGGTCCGGTTCGGCGGTGGGCGAGGACGGCAAGGCCGTACCCGTCAAGGGCGAGTTCACCACGCTCGATCCGTCCACCCAGGTCAGCGGTCAGTTCCAGCTGTCCGACGGGCAGACCGTCGGCGTCGCCGCGCCCATCATCCTGCAGTTCGACGCCTCGATCGACGACGCGGACCGCGCGACGGTCGAGAAGTCGCTGTCGGTCACCACGAACCCGCCCACCGAGGGCAGCTGGGCCTGGCTGCCCGATGAGGCCGCCGGGTCCCGGGTGCACTGGCGCAGCAAGGAGTACTTCGCCCCGGGTACGACGGTGCGGGTCGACGCGAAGCTCTACGGCGTGAAGTTCGGCGAGGACGCCTACGGCGCGGCCGACGCGTCGCTCGACTTCTCCATCGGCCGCCGCCAGGTCGTGAAGGCCGAGGCGTCGAGCCACCGCATCCAGGTCATCGACCAGGGCGGCGCGGTCATCATGGACTTCCCGTGCAGCTACGGCGAGGGCGATCTGGACCGCAACGTCACCCGCAGCGGCATCCACGTGGTCACCGAGAAGTACGAGGACTTCTACATGACCAACCCCGCCGCGGGCTACGCCAATGTGCGCGAGCGCTTCGCGGTGCGGATCTCCAACAACGGTGAGTTCATCCACGCCAACCCGGCCAGCTCCGGTGCGCAGGGCAACAGCAACGTGACCAACGGCTGCATCAACCTGTCGATCACCGACGCCGAGCAGTACTTCCGCACCGCCGTCTACGGCGATCCGGTCGAGGTCACCGGCACCCGCATCCAGCTGTCCTACGCCGACGGCGACATCTGGGACTGGGCGGTGTCGTGGGACGAGTGGAAGTCGATGTCGGCGCTGTCGGACGAGAACGCGCCGACCGGAATCCCGAGCACCGCACCGGTCACGCCGACCGGCGCCCCGCAACCCGTCAACGGGCGCCCCGGCGGCTGA